In Zingiber officinale cultivar Zhangliang chromosome 8B, Zo_v1.1, whole genome shotgun sequence, a single genomic region encodes these proteins:
- the LOC122014990 gene encoding uncharacterized protein LOC122014990, with translation MGRKASSKAAPGCMGGVLHYLHFHHLLFAGDASCCTAPFASPPPSSLPLRQPKGLEAPRNSLELDEKKADEFKEIPVGIEIVASKDEEKKSTSSRGEAAPRTPGLVARLMGLETSPPEKPLARKCPWESENKGIKAAVVGGHNRGRPRRPPLQTLSCNVDLGTRSLPESPRASTSARAVDADRRLSLQINRLCQATYFDHSKSPKNKDHDLGKLYRDENKSPRNHHHSREMVKRVVKEIKLNETKARASLTEKKPTPAAGEHHPKIEPSKPKVAVNVVLNKCNKADSERFTGRIKKQHSKSGSLSTLASLFQSSDLPDTNDSKSHPLPSSAVPTSNNRSRPPAGEKCCRSCELKDKNPSFRYEKSIFDHAMNSAGEKWRCYSGSSPVDPLIFHRLELEFPCLLRHGRPFAAEEDDQSRRLLGPLRHRWNRKPLFHLVQEILAGDASASEGEVLDGTEAREVAREVGLEILDGLLAETAGEIGEASHGICIGEQTHVTARAPVPAAQRGGGRGGPTVL, from the exons ATGGGAAGAAAGGCTTCGTCTAAAGCTGCTCCGGGTTGCATGGGCGGGGTGCTTCACTATTTGCACTTTCACCACTTGCTCTTCGCCGGCGACGCCTCCTGCTGCACGGCGCCCTTCGcatctcctcctccttcctctcttccgcTGCGTCAACCCAAAG GATTGGAGGCTCCTAGGAACAGCTTGGAGCTGGATGAGAAGAAAGCGGACGAGTTTAAAGAGATTCCG GTTGGAATTGAGATTGTTGCGTCGAaggatgaggagaagaagagcacATCGTCGCGAGGTGAGGCTGCGCCGAGGACTCCCGGCCTGGTGGCCCGGCTAATGGGGCTGGAGACTTCTCCGCCGGAGAAGCCGCTGGCGCGCAAGTGCCCGTGGGAGAGTGAGAACAAGGGTATTAAAGCTGCCGTCGTTGGCGGTCATAACAGGGGAAGACCTCGGCGGCCGCCTCTCCAGACCTTGAGCTGCAACGTCGACCTCGGCACCCGCTCCCTGCCGGAGTCGCCGCGCGCATCGACGTCGGCGAGAGCCGTCGACGCCGACCGAAGACTTTCTTTGCAGATCAACAGGCTCTGCCAAGCCACATACTTTGACCACTCGAAGTCGCCCAAAAACAAAGATCACGACTTGGGGAAGCTATATCGAGACGAGAACAAGAGCCCGAGAAACCACCACCATTCTCGCGAAATGGTGAAGCGAGTAGTGAAGGAGATCAAGCTCAACGAAACAAAAGCCAGAGCGTCGCTTACCGAGAAAAAACCAACTCCGGCCGCCGGGGAACACCACCCCAAGATTGAGCCAAGCAAGCCAAAAGTTGCAGTGAATGTGGTCCTGAACAAGTGCAACAAAGCCGATTCCGAGCGATTCACGGGGCGGATCAAGAAGCAGCATTCCAAATCTGGATCGCTTTCCACTCTGGCGTCCCTGTTCCAGTCTTCTGATCTCCCTGATACCAACGATTCCAAGAGCCACCCATTACCTTCCTCTGCTGTTCCGACATCAAATAACAGA TCACGTCCCCCAGCCGGCGAAAAGTGTTGCCGGAGCTGCGAGTTGAAGGATAAGAATCCGAGTTTCAGATACGAAAAGTCTATTTTTGATCACGCAATGAATTCAGCAGGCGAGAAATGGAGATGCTACTCCGGCTCCAGCCCGGTGGATCCGCTCATCTTCCACCGGCTCGAACTCGAGTTCCCCTGCCTCCTCCGCCACGGGCGCCCGTTCGCCGCCGAAGAGGACGACCAGAGCCGGCGCCTCCTCGGGCCGTTACGCCATCGCTGGAACAGGAAACCCCTCTTCCACCTCGTGCAGGAGATACTCGCCGGCGACGCGTCGGCCAGCGAGGGCGAAGTGCTGGATGGGACCGAAGCGCGGGAGGTGGCGCGGGAGGTGGGACTGGAGATCCTCGACGGGCTCCTCGCCGAGACGGCCGGCGAGATCGGCGAGGCAAGTCACGGAATCTGCATCGGCGAGCAGACCCACGTCACCGCACGTGCTCCGGTACCAGCGGCGCAGCGAGGAGGGGGCCGTGGGGGGCCCACGGTGTTGTAG